A stretch of the Desulfobacter sp. genome encodes the following:
- a CDS encoding CoB--CoM heterodisulfide reductase iron-sulfur subunit A family protein encodes MGNTKNIHGSVMVVGSGIAGMQAALDLADSGYQVHLVEKKASIGGVMAQLDKTFPTNDCAMUVISPKLVEVGRHLNIELHTLSTVQSIEGEQGNFQITLKQAPRYVDVDKCIACGECTQKCPRKVGDEFNEGLVKRKAIYVDYPQAVPLKYAIDPEYCLKLLKDKCGTCAKVCPTGAVNYEDTEKILNLNVGSVILAPGFKPFDPSGLDNYQYNAFANVVTSIEYERILSAGGPTGGHIECAPDQRAPKKIAWLQCIGSRDQNKCGNGYCSSVCCMYAVKEAMMTADHVDGDFQASIFLMDMRTYGKDFEKYYERAKDEGVRFVRSRIHTVNENSDKTLDCTYVAEEGVNVVETFDMVVLSMGMETPKDLADQVKKMGITLDSDRFVETSSFAPVSTNRAGIYVCGALQEPKDIPVSVMEASAAACDAGTCLAKARGSLTRIKTYPQEKAVEAQTPRIGVFVCNCGTNIGGVVDVPSVAAYARTLDHVTYVEENLFTCSQDTQDKLKQVVEQQNLNRVVIAACTPRTHEALFQETLKDAGLNKYLVEMANIRNQCSWVHSKAPELATQKSKDLVRIAVAKAALMKPLTQPEVGVTQKSLVIGGGVAGMTAALGLADQGFYTYLLEQKDDLGGYALNLDHTWRGEPIRENIEKMMDRVRSYTSIEVLTRASIIETKGFVGNFETRVQSCGLDGDTGKERVLDHGAVIVATGAVASTPDEYFYKEDDRVLTHVDLDAELEKNPARLEAASSVVFIQCVGSRDPSHPYCSKVCCTHSIKKAVLFKDKNPDMDVYILYRDIRTYGQRERLYREAREKGIIFIRYTLDEKPVVAPGRESLAIRVKDRILGMTLCIEADFLVLASAIEAKNNEDLAQKFKLTLNDDQFFMEAHAKLRPVDFATDGIFLCGTAHYPKPIEECICQAKAAASRATVVLSKDSVTVDGVVSHVNEALCRGCAACEDACAFGAIEVFENEHKVKLARVQQALCKGCAACASACPTGAAGVYHYDNEVLAMVEAALD; translated from the coding sequence ATGGGAAATACAAAAAATATTCACGGGTCGGTAATGGTTGTGGGATCAGGGATTGCCGGAATGCAGGCCGCCCTTGATCTGGCAGATTCCGGATACCAGGTCCATCTGGTGGAAAAAAAGGCCTCCATTGGTGGGGTTATGGCCCAGCTGGACAAGACATTTCCAACCAATGACTGTGCCATGTGAGTGATCTCACCCAAACTGGTCGAGGTCGGCCGGCACCTGAACATCGAGCTTCACACCCTTTCAACGGTTCAATCCATTGAGGGTGAACAGGGCAATTTCCAGATTACCCTGAAACAGGCCCCCCGTTATGTGGACGTGGACAAATGTATTGCCTGCGGGGAGTGTACTCAAAAATGTCCGAGAAAAGTTGGGGATGAATTCAACGAAGGCCTGGTCAAGCGCAAGGCCATTTACGTGGATTATCCCCAGGCAGTTCCCTTGAAATATGCCATTGATCCTGAGTATTGTCTTAAGCTGCTCAAGGATAAATGCGGGACCTGTGCAAAGGTCTGTCCCACGGGCGCAGTCAATTACGAAGACACAGAAAAGATTTTGAATCTCAACGTGGGTTCTGTCATCCTGGCCCCGGGATTCAAGCCCTTTGATCCTTCAGGGCTGGACAATTACCAGTACAATGCATTTGCCAATGTGGTCACCTCCATTGAATATGAGCGGATTCTTTCCGCAGGCGGCCCCACCGGCGGCCATATTGAATGTGCCCCGGACCAGCGGGCGCCCAAAAAAATTGCCTGGCTTCAATGCATCGGCTCCCGGGACCAGAATAAATGCGGCAATGGGTACTGCTCTTCTGTCTGCTGCATGTATGCGGTAAAAGAGGCTATGATGACAGCCGACCATGTGGACGGTGATTTCCAGGCCTCCATTTTTCTCATGGACATGAGAACCTATGGCAAGGATTTTGAAAAATATTACGAGCGGGCCAAGGATGAAGGGGTGAGATTTGTCCGGTCCAGAATTCATACGGTGAACGAGAATTCGGATAAAACCCTGGACTGCACCTATGTGGCCGAAGAGGGCGTCAATGTTGTTGAAACCTTTGACATGGTGGTCTTGTCCATGGGCATGGAAACCCCCAAAGACCTGGCTGATCAGGTCAAGAAAATGGGCATTACCCTGGATTCCGACCGTTTTGTTGAAACCTCAAGTTTTGCCCCGGTATCCACAAATCGAGCGGGTATCTATGTGTGTGGCGCGCTTCAGGAACCCAAGGACATTCCTGTTTCCGTCATGGAAGCCTCTGCTGCGGCCTGCGATGCCGGCACCTGCCTGGCAAAGGCCAGGGGGAGTTTGACCCGGATTAAAACCTATCCCCAGGAAAAGGCGGTTGAAGCGCAAACGCCCCGCATCGGGGTCTTTGTCTGCAATTGCGGCACTAATATCGGCGGGGTGGTGGATGTCCCTTCTGTGGCAGCCTACGCCCGGACCCTTGACCATGTAACCTATGTGGAAGAAAATCTGTTTACCTGCTCCCAGGATACCCAGGACAAGCTTAAACAGGTGGTCGAACAGCAAAACCTGAACCGGGTGGTCATTGCCGCCTGTACCCCGAGAACCCATGAAGCCCTTTTCCAGGAGACCCTCAAAGATGCGGGCCTGAACAAATATCTGGTGGAAATGGCCAATATACGCAACCAGTGTTCCTGGGTTCACTCCAAGGCGCCGGAACTTGCCACTCAAAAATCCAAGGACCTGGTGAGAATTGCCGTGGCCAAGGCTGCCCTGATGAAACCATTGACACAGCCTGAGGTGGGGGTGACCCAGAAAAGCCTTGTCATCGGCGGAGGGGTTGCTGGAATGACAGCGGCCCTGGGGCTGGCCGACCAGGGGTTTTATACCTATCTTCTTGAGCAGAAAGATGATCTGGGGGGCTATGCCCTGAACCTGGATCATACCTGGAGAGGAGAGCCCATCCGTGAAAATATCGAAAAGATGATGGATAGGGTTCGTTCCTACACGTCCATTGAGGTGCTGACCCGGGCCAGTATTATCGAGACCAAAGGGTTTGTGGGAAATTTTGAGACCCGGGTTCAATCCTGCGGCCTTGATGGCGACACCGGCAAGGAGCGGGTTCTGGACCACGGGGCCGTGATTGTTGCCACGGGTGCGGTTGCGTCCACCCCGGATGAATATTTTTACAAAGAGGATGACCGGGTGCTCACCCATGTGGACCTGGACGCTGAACTGGAAAAGAATCCCGCCCGTCTGGAAGCTGCGTCTTCGGTTGTTTTCATCCAATGTGTCGGGTCCAGGGATCCCAGCCATCCCTATTGTTCAAAGGTCTGCTGCACCCATTCCATTAAAAAGGCGGTTCTGTTCAAAGACAAGAACCCTGACATGGATGTCTATATTCTGTACCGGGATATCAGGACCTATGGACAAAGGGAGCGGCTCTACAGGGAAGCCAGGGAAAAAGGAATTATTTTTATCCGGTATACCCTGGATGAAAAACCCGTGGTCGCCCCGGGCAGGGAGAGTCTTGCAATCCGGGTAAAAGACCGGATTCTCGGCATGACCCTTTGTATTGAGGCTGATTTTCTGGTCCTGGCCTCAGCCATTGAGGCTAAAAACAATGAGGATCTTGCCCAAAAGTTCAAACTCACCCTGAATGACGATCAGTTTTTCATGGAAGCCCATGCCAAGCTTCGTCCGGTGGATTTTGCCACGGACGGGATATTTCTCTGCGGCACGGCCCATTATCCCAAACCCATTGAAGAGTGCATTTGTCAGGCCAAGGCCGCCGCCTCAAGGGCTACGGTGGTGCTGTCCAAAGATAGTGTGACCGTGGACGGGGTGGTTTCCCATGTCAATGAGGCCCTCTGCCGGGGCTGCGCTGCCTGTGAAGATGCCTGTGCCTTTGGGGCCATTGAAGTCTTTGAAAATGAACACAAGGTAAAACTGGCAAGGGTCCAGCAGGCCCTGTGCAAGGGATGTGCGGCCTGTGCTTCTGCCTGCCCCACAGGCGCTGCTGGGGTGTATCACTATGACAATGAGGTGCTGGCTATGGTTGAGGCAGCACTGGATTAA
- a CDS encoding hydrogenase iron-sulfur subunit, which translates to MSFDPKIITFACNWCSYSAADLAGVSRFQYPPNMRIIRVMCSGGINPNYILKAFEKGADGVLVSG; encoded by the coding sequence ATGAGTTTTGATCCTAAAATTATTACCTTTGCCTGTAATTGGTGCTCTTATTCCGCAGCAGACCTGGCCGGTGTGAGCCGGTTCCAGTATCCGCCCAATATGCGGATTATCCGGGTCATGTGTTCCGGGGGCATTAACCCCAACTATATTCTCAAGGCCTTTGAAAAGGGGGCTGACGGGGTGCTGGTCTCGGGGTGA
- a CDS encoding hydrogenase iron-sulfur subunit produces the protein MGDCHYLDGNVKATKTFEMTKQLMAVLGIDTDRIRLEWISSAEGNKFADVANQFTKEIERLGPANIKGQAA, from the coding sequence ATGGGGGACTGCCATTACCTGGACGGTAATGTAAAAGCGACCAAGACCTTTGAGATGACCAAACAATTGATGGCAGTTTTGGGCATTGATACGGACCGGATAAGGCTGGAATGGATTTCATCGGCCGAAGGCAATAAATTTGCCGATGTGGCAAACCAGTTTACAAAAGAGATTGAACGTCTGGGGCCTGCAAATATAAAGGGCCAGGCGGCATAG
- a CDS encoding FAD-dependent oxidoreductase codes for MTTDILVLGGGIAGIQSSLDLAEMGFKVHLVERLPSIGGKMAQLDKTFPTNDCAI; via the coding sequence TTGACAACTGATATACTTGTTCTTGGAGGCGGTATTGCCGGGATTCAGTCTTCCCTGGATTTGGCGGAAATGGGGTTCAAGGTCCACCTGGTGGAGCGGCTGCCCTCAATCGGGGGGAAAATGGCCCAGCTGGACAAGACCTTTCCCACCAACGATTGCGCCATCTGA
- a CDS encoding CoB--CoM heterodisulfide reductase iron-sulfur subunit A family protein, with translation MLDVGRHPNIELMAYCELESLAGEAGDFKAKILKKARYVDADKCTGCGACAEACPTPVLDLYNEGHAHRKAVYSWFAQGIPSTHAIDPDHCRVLTGKKCGICAKKCQAGAIDFDQKDQRVELNVGAVVVATGYDIFDPDKLPEYRYKALDNVITAMEFERFLSASGPTEGHIYRPSDRRIKAQKAAVLKKHAKSAKGLARFEKKYGMDSQAFVQGLEVSHDLAKDKDKWAAKAKNHGRLAEQLKILEEKVSKITTAKKLAFIQCVGSRDLRFYPFCSGYCCMHSIKEAIIAHEHDNDTRSVIFGMDIRAVGKGFEEYKVRGGKGSEITYKRSRVAEITKGDNQSPVLIYEDTTVQKVVKQEFDLVILATACAPVKNAPEVAKILGIDLDPYGFFKTDPANPLDTTREGVFVCGCAHSPMDIPESVAQASSAAARAVQTVIKAQKAS, from the coding sequence ATGCTGGATGTCGGTCGACATCCCAACATAGAGTTGATGGCCTATTGCGAACTTGAATCCCTTGCAGGAGAGGCCGGGGATTTTAAAGCCAAAATTTTAAAAAAGGCAAGGTACGTGGATGCGGACAAGTGCACGGGCTGCGGTGCTTGTGCCGAAGCCTGCCCCACCCCTGTGTTGGATCTTTACAATGAGGGCCATGCCCATCGAAAGGCGGTCTATTCCTGGTTTGCCCAGGGAATTCCCTCCACCCATGCCATTGATCCGGATCACTGCCGGGTGCTGACCGGGAAGAAATGCGGGATCTGCGCTAAAAAATGCCAGGCCGGGGCCATTGACTTTGACCAGAAAGACCAGCGGGTTGAACTGAATGTGGGCGCGGTGGTGGTGGCCACAGGCTATGATATATTTGATCCTGATAAACTGCCTGAATACCGGTATAAAGCGCTTGATAATGTGATCACGGCCATGGAGTTTGAGCGGTTTTTGTCTGCTTCCGGCCCCACTGAAGGCCATATCTACAGACCCAGTGACCGGCGGATCAAGGCCCAGAAAGCGGCGGTCCTCAAAAAACACGCCAAATCAGCCAAAGGCCTTGCCCGGTTTGAGAAAAAATATGGGATGGATTCCCAGGCCTTTGTCCAAGGTCTGGAAGTCTCCCATGACCTGGCCAAGGATAAGGATAAATGGGCAGCCAAGGCCAAAAATCATGGCCGGCTGGCAGAGCAGCTCAAGATACTTGAAGAAAAGGTATCCAAAATTACGACTGCCAAAAAACTTGCCTTTATCCAATGTGTGGGCTCCAGGGACCTGCGGTTTTATCCTTTTTGTTCGGGGTATTGCTGCATGCATTCCATCAAAGAGGCCATCATTGCCCATGAGCATGACAATGATACCCGGTCTGTGATTTTCGGCATGGATATCCGGGCAGTGGGCAAGGGGTTTGAAGAGTATAAGGTCCGGGGGGGCAAGGGATCAGAAATTACATACAAGCGGTCCCGGGTGGCTGAGATTACCAAAGGTGACAACCAGTCCCCGGTACTGATCTACGAAGATACAACGGTACAAAAGGTGGTAAAACAAGAGTTTGACCTGGTGATTCTGGCCACGGCCTGTGCACCGGTTAAAAATGCACCTGAGGTGGCAAAGATCCTGGGTATTGATCTGGATCCCTATGGGTTTTTCAAGACCGATCCGGCCAATCCTCTGGATACCACAAGAGAGGGGGTTTTTGTCTGCGGCTGTGCCCACAGCCCCATGGACATTCCTGAATCCGTGGCCCAGGCAAGCTCTGCCGCTGCCAGGGCGGTCCAGACCGTGATCAAGGCCCAGAAGGCATCATAA
- a CDS encoding CoB--CoM heterodisulfide reductase iron-sulfur subunit A family protein, producing the protein MSNKNIKTNEAPRIGVFVCDCGSNIAGHLDCSDVAEYAKTLPHVVYVKENLYTCSESGIVEIKKAITQENLNRVLVASCSPRTHQPLFSSSCAEAGLNPYLFEMVNIRDQCSWVHMGKRDEATSKAKDLIKMGVAKAAGLEPQEEIQSSLIRKILVIGGGIAGLSAAQALSDMDLDVILVEKTNHFGGLLQSVNTLDTGETAKDFLSRVIADVESRANITCHPGAQVKETGGYIGNYEVKIQTQEGEVTEQVGAMVVATGALPLTPRGIFGYGHPGVITLMDLERKLSTDTLEDSGFAGKRAIFIQCAGARTKERAYCSRICCMIGVKSAMAVKKKYPLADVRVLYRDMQMYGTHKEQMLWDARGLGIRFDVYSPENPPKVEPGKISYFQTVTGEDIELETDLVVLSTPLTARKETGALANMLRVPTDQNGFFLEAHAKLRPLDFAADGIFLAGSGRYPATAVEARTQGIGVAARVAAILFKDKLVKSAIVAEIDPASCVGCLACLSMCPYEAIDYNREKRICQINEILCKGCGNCAATCPSHSAQLRGFKPKQLLAQIGAV; encoded by the coding sequence ATGAGTAACAAGAATATAAAAACCAATGAAGCCCCCCGGATCGGGGTGTTTGTCTGTGACTGCGGATCTAATATCGCAGGTCATCTGGACTGTTCGGATGTGGCTGAATATGCCAAGACCCTGCCCCATGTGGTCTATGTCAAAGAAAATCTTTACACCTGTTCGGAATCCGGGATTGTTGAGATTAAAAAGGCCATTACCCAGGAAAATCTCAACCGGGTATTGGTGGCATCCTGTTCTCCAAGGACCCATCAGCCCTTATTCTCCAGCTCCTGTGCAGAAGCAGGCCTGAATCCTTATCTCTTTGAAATGGTGAATATCAGGGACCAGTGCTCCTGGGTTCACATGGGCAAAAGGGATGAGGCCACATCCAAGGCCAAAGATTTGATCAAGATGGGCGTGGCCAAGGCCGCAGGCCTTGAACCCCAGGAGGAAATCCAGTCTTCCTTGATCCGGAAAATTTTGGTCATTGGGGGCGGTATTGCAGGGCTGTCTGCTGCCCAGGCCCTGTCGGACATGGATTTGGATGTTATTCTGGTGGAAAAAACAAATCATTTTGGCGGGCTTCTCCAGTCGGTCAATACCCTGGATACCGGAGAAACTGCCAAAGATTTTTTAAGCCGGGTGATCGCAGATGTTGAATCCCGGGCCAATATTACCTGCCATCCCGGGGCCCAGGTCAAGGAGACCGGGGGATATATCGGCAATTATGAGGTTAAGATCCAGACCCAAGAGGGTGAGGTCACAGAACAGGTCGGTGCCATGGTCGTGGCCACGGGAGCGCTTCCGCTGACTCCCCGCGGTATTTTCGGATACGGGCACCCCGGGGTGATCACCCTCATGGACCTGGAGCGAAAGCTTTCGACCGATACCCTTGAAGATTCAGGGTTTGCCGGAAAACGGGCGATTTTTATCCAGTGCGCCGGTGCCAGGACCAAAGAGAGAGCGTATTGCTCACGGATCTGCTGCATGATTGGCGTAAAAAGTGCCATGGCCGTAAAGAAAAAATATCCTTTGGCAGATGTCCGGGTGCTTTACCGGGATATGCAGATGTACGGAACTCACAAGGAACAGATGCTCTGGGATGCCCGGGGCCTTGGGATCCGTTTTGATGTTTATTCCCCTGAAAATCCCCCAAAGGTTGAGCCGGGGAAAATCTCATACTTTCAGACCGTCACAGGAGAGGATATTGAGTTGGAAACGGATCTGGTGGTATTGTCCACGCCTTTGACGGCCCGCAAAGAGACCGGGGCACTGGCCAATATGCTCAGGGTGCCCACGGACCAGAACGGATTTTTTTTAGAGGCCCATGCCAAGCTGCGGCCGTTGGATTTTGCAGCGGACGGCATTTTTCTGGCAGGTTCGGGAAGATACCCTGCAACGGCGGTTGAGGCAAGGACCCAGGGGATCGGGGTGGCCGCCAGGGTGGCGGCTATTTTGTTCAAGGACAAGCTGGTCAAAAGCGCCATTGTGGCCGAGATTGATCCTGCATCCTGCGTGGGCTGTCTGGCCTGTTTGTCCATGTGCCCCTATGAGGCCATTGACTATAACCGGGAAAAACGCATCTGCCAGATCAATGAGATTTTATGCAAGGGGTGCGGCAATTGCGCGGCCACCTGCCCGTCACATTCGGCCCAACTCAGGGGATTTAAGCCAAAGCAGCTTTTGGCACAGATCGGGGCCGTTTAA
- a CDS encoding hydrogenase iron-sulfur subunit, with translation MNDHNFEPNIICFLCTWUAYAAADLAGVSRMQYPANIRIIRVMCLGSVSPHHVLRSFQQGVDGVFVGGUHLSECNYLYGNYSTEKRVKVLSQMLDFTGIDRNRLRARWVSSAEAPEFVEEINSFIDTLKQLGPSPLKTSDRQGAALEAQTR, from the coding sequence ATGAATGACCATAATTTTGAACCCAACATTATTTGCTTTTTGTGTACCTGGTGAGCATATGCCGCTGCTGACCTGGCTGGGGTCAGTCGTATGCAGTATCCGGCAAATATTCGTATTATCCGGGTCATGTGTTTGGGAAGCGTTTCCCCCCATCATGTGCTCAGATCATTTCAACAGGGGGTTGACGGGGTTTTTGTGGGGGGCTGACATCTGTCTGAATGCAATTACCTGTACGGTAATTATTCCACGGAAAAAAGGGTAAAGGTTCTCTCCCAGATGCTGGACTTTACCGGGATTGACCGCAACCGCCTCAGGGCGCGCTGGGTCTCTTCTGCTGAAGCGCCTGAGTTTGTGGAAGAGATAAATTCCTTTATTGATACATTGAAACAGCTGGGACCCTCGCCTTTGAAAACATCTGACCGGCAAGGGGCGGCTTTAGAGGCACAGACGAGATGA
- a CDS encoding 4Fe-4S binding protein, which yields MIDKIKAHVAQLLSEEKIKGFVGLIEKNGHVAPHLFQDKDDLEGLSLGDCENAGDARYPLNKTLGVIARAYPDETFGVLVRGCDERGLYGLFRLNQLFEDRVVLVGFSCPKDLAEACECKKPYPDAMVAGERLEPPDALQVANMDGKGLEERFEFWQAQFLKCIKCYGCRDVCPMCFCRECSLECEDLVSKGALPVEIPVFHLTRAMHMADRCVDCGLCEEACPSDIPLRLLYKKTAQIMDAEFGFSSGINKNEKSPLTMMGPSK from the coding sequence ATGATAGACAAGATAAAAGCACATGTGGCTCAGCTTTTGAGCGAAGAAAAGATCAAAGGGTTTGTGGGGCTGATAGAAAAAAACGGCCATGTGGCTCCCCATTTATTCCAGGACAAGGATGATCTTGAAGGACTTAGTCTGGGAGATTGTGAAAATGCTGGAGATGCGCGCTACCCTTTGAATAAAACCCTGGGTGTCATTGCCAGGGCCTATCCGGATGAGACCTTTGGCGTTCTGGTCCGGGGCTGTGATGAGCGGGGGCTTTACGGGTTATTTCGTTTAAATCAGCTCTTTGAAGACAGGGTGGTTTTGGTGGGGTTTTCCTGCCCAAAGGATCTGGCAGAAGCCTGTGAATGTAAAAAACCCTATCCCGATGCCATGGTGGCAGGGGAGCGTCTTGAGCCGCCGGACGCACTGCAGGTTGCAAATATGGACGGCAAAGGCCTGGAAGAACGGTTTGAATTCTGGCAGGCCCAGTTTCTCAAATGCATCAAATGTTACGGGTGCAGGGATGTCTGTCCCATGTGTTTTTGCAGGGAGTGCAGCCTGGAATGCGAAGATCTGGTCTCAAAAGGGGCCTTGCCAGTTGAGATCCCGGTCTTCCATTTGACCCGTGCCATGCACATGGCAGACCGGTGCGTGGACTGCGGACTCTGCGAAGAGGCTTGTCCCTCTGATATCCCCTTGCGGCTGCTCTATAAAAAGACAGCCCAGATCATGGATGCGGAATTTGGATTTTCATCCGGGATAAACAAGAACGAGAAATCCCCTTTGACGATGATGGGTCCGTCCAAATAG
- the fdhF gene encoding formate dehydrogenase subunit alpha, translating to MEYQTTLTTCTYCGCGCHFFLETLDGKLINTIPCKTSPVNQGKLCIKGWNVHQFVQSDKRLTSPMIRKNGELTPVSWEEAVAYTAQRLGTIKKETGSDSIGFFASAKVTNEENYLMQKFARAGVGTNNVDHCARLUHSSTVAGLAAAFGSGAMTNSVAEIENTDTIFIIGSNTATAHPLVATRIFRALEKGARLVVADPRKNQIAEFAHLYLRHKPGTDVALLNAMMKIILIEGLEDQAFIGAHTEEFEEFKAVIEGVDLDQCAAVTGLSIEEIKEAALLYASAGTATILYCMGITQHTNGVDNVKSLANLAMITGNIGKEGAGVNPLRGQNNVQGACDMGGLPNVFPGYQPVTVGQASKKFAQAWDVDALPTQIGLTIPEMLTAIDKGNLHGLWIMGENPVVSDPDADHVKKAFKKIDFLVVQDLFLTPTAMLADVVLPGASFAEKNGTFVNTERRVSRVRKAVEPMGESRADWKIIQDISNAFGYAMDYGKAQDIFDEIASLTPAMAGITYDRLEGDGIQWPCPTPEHPGTPYLYKNGKFTRGKGMFHGVEYKGPAEVVDEEYPLWMTTGRVYAHYHTGTMTRNSERLDAEISQGFMEINPEDAVSIGVSDGDRVNLASRRGEITTRVMITERVGKGLVFMPFHFEEANVNKLTNPAFDPIAKIPEFKVCAVKVTRL from the coding sequence ATGGAGTACCAGACAACGCTTACCACCTGCACCTATTGCGGATGCGGGTGCCATTTTTTTCTTGAAACCCTTGACGGAAAACTGATCAACACCATTCCCTGCAAAACCAGCCCGGTGAACCAGGGAAAGCTGTGCATCAAGGGGTGGAATGTCCACCAGTTTGTCCAGAGTGACAAACGGCTGACATCGCCCATGATCCGCAAGAACGGGGAGCTGACCCCTGTGTCCTGGGAGGAGGCCGTTGCCTATACTGCCCAGCGGCTGGGGACCATAAAAAAGGAAACGGGCAGCGACAGCATCGGGTTCTTTGCCTCGGCCAAGGTGACCAACGAAGAAAACTATCTCATGCAGAAATTTGCAAGGGCCGGGGTGGGCACCAACAATGTCGACCATTGCGCCCGATTGTGACATTCTTCAACTGTGGCAGGTCTTGCCGCAGCATTTGGGAGCGGTGCCATGACAAACTCTGTGGCTGAGATTGAAAATACAGATACCATTTTCATCATCGGTTCCAACACGGCAACGGCACATCCATTGGTGGCCACACGGATTTTCAGGGCCCTGGAAAAAGGTGCGCGCCTGGTGGTGGCCGATCCCAGAAAAAATCAGATTGCCGAGTTTGCCCATCTCTATCTTCGCCATAAGCCCGGAACAGATGTGGCCCTGCTCAACGCCATGATGAAAATCATTCTGATCGAGGGGCTGGAAGACCAGGCCTTTATTGGTGCCCATACTGAAGAATTTGAAGAATTCAAGGCTGTCATTGAAGGGGTGGATCTTGACCAGTGTGCGGCTGTCACAGGACTTAGCATCGAGGAGATCAAAGAGGCCGCCTTGCTCTACGCTTCGGCCGGTACGGCTACCATTCTTTATTGCATGGGCATTACCCAGCACACCAACGGGGTGGATAATGTAAAATCCCTGGCTAACCTGGCCATGATCACAGGAAATATCGGAAAAGAGGGGGCCGGGGTAAATCCTTTGCGGGGGCAGAACAATGTCCAGGGGGCATGTGACATGGGCGGGCTTCCCAATGTTTTTCCCGGATACCAGCCCGTGACTGTTGGCCAGGCCTCTAAAAAATTTGCCCAGGCCTGGGACGTGGATGCGCTGCCCACACAGATCGGGCTGACCATCCCCGAGATGCTCACGGCCATAGACAAGGGCAATCTCCACGGTCTGTGGATCATGGGGGAAAACCCCGTGGTGTCTGATCCCGATGCTGATCATGTTAAAAAGGCATTTAAAAAGATTGACTTTCTGGTGGTTCAGGACCTTTTTTTGACCCCCACGGCCATGCTTGCTGATGTGGTCCTGCCCGGCGCCTCTTTTGCCGAAAAAAACGGGACCTTTGTCAATACTGAGCGCAGGGTGTCAAGGGTGAGAAAGGCTGTTGAACCCATGGGGGAATCAAGGGCGGACTGGAAAATCATCCAGGATATTTCCAATGCGTTCGGCTATGCCATGGACTATGGGAAGGCCCAGGATATTTTTGACGAGATCGCCTCTCTAACCCCGGCCATGGCCGGGATTACCTATGATCGCCTGGAAGGAGACGGGATCCAATGGCCCTGTCCCACGCCTGAACATCCCGGGACCCCATATCTTTACAAGAATGGAAAGTTTACCCGGGGCAAGGGCATGTTTCACGGGGTTGAATACAAGGGCCCGGCTGAAGTGGTGGATGAAGAGTACCCTTTGTGGATGACCACAGGGAGGGTCTATGCCCACTATCACACCGGCACCATGACACGGAATTCAGAGCGCCTTGACGCTGAAATTTCCCAGGGGTTTATGGAAATCAACCCTGAAGATGCCGTTTCGATCGGAGTCTCAGATGGAGACCGCGTTAATCTTGCCTCAAGAAGAGGAGAGATTACCACCCGGGTCATGATCACCGAACGGGTGGGAAAAGGGCTGGTATTCATGCCCTTTCATTTTGAAGAGGCCAATGTCAACAAACTGACCAATCCGGCCTTTGATCCCATTGCCAAGATTCCTGAGTTCAAGGTCTGTGCCGTGAAGGTGACAAGACTCTGA
- a CDS encoding iron-sulfur cluster assembly scaffold protein: protein MSNLDQFLDQLQEDIFDEAREALGEKGFDRWRNPKYHGRMKNPDGFGKVLGECGDTMEIYLKFKDNRVASASYFTDGCASSGVSGSFASELALNKTPEELTEITGDQVLNAIGKLPDSDLHCTTLAARTIQAALDNYMGRLVTKKAHENTP, encoded by the coding sequence GTGAGCAACCTGGACCAATTTTTGGATCAACTGCAGGAAGATATCTTTGATGAAGCCAGAGAAGCCTTGGGTGAAAAAGGATTTGACAGATGGCGCAACCCCAAATACCACGGCAGAATGAAAAACCCCGACGGATTCGGCAAGGTATTAGGAGAGTGCGGAGATACCATGGAAATTTATTTAAAATTCAAAGACAACAGGGTAGCATCTGCCTCCTATTTTACCGATGGCTGCGCCTCGTCAGGGGTGAGCGGCTCCTTTGCATCAGAGCTGGCATTGAACAAAACCCCTGAAGAACTCACTGAAATTACAGGGGACCAGGTGCTCAACGCCATTGGGAAACTGCCTGACAGTGATCTTCACTGCACCACCCTAGCCGCCCGCACCATCCAGGCTGCCCTTGATAATTATATGGGCAGGCTTGTGACAAAAAAGGCCCATGAAAATACCCCTTGA